The following are encoded together in the Pseudodesulfovibrio indicus genome:
- a CDS encoding alpha-ketoacid dehydrogenase subunit beta, whose product MPWTAVCISKDDSLRFEKDGLRCISYVEALNEAQRQAMEGDPEVFLIGEGIDDVGGVFGSTKGLKDRFGERVMDMPIAENGLTGVVTAAAAAGMKPVLVHMRADFLPMSMDQLTNHAAKWHYMSGGRVSIPLVVRSIIGRGWGSAAQHSQGTHNMFLSTPGLKIALPATPYDAKGLFLSAMQDPNPVLIFEHRWLYGSIGPVPEEPYAVPLGQAVVRRPGSDVTIVAVSHMLPFAMQAADTLAAEGVEAEVVDPRTIAPLDMETISASVGKTGRLVLCDVSCRTGGFAGEVVCRLAEENPAMLKAPVRRVSFPDLPTRPRPLTPGRAPDLPTPCSPVLEEAYYPGAEDIAAAVRAVIS is encoded by the coding sequence ATGCCCTGGACAGCCGTATGCATCAGCAAGGATGATTCCCTGCGTTTCGAAAAGGACGGGCTCCGCTGCATCTCCTATGTGGAGGCCCTGAACGAAGCCCAGCGGCAGGCCATGGAGGGCGACCCCGAGGTCTTCCTCATCGGCGAGGGCATCGACGACGTGGGCGGGGTCTTCGGGTCCACCAAGGGGTTGAAGGACCGTTTCGGCGAGCGGGTCATGGACATGCCCATCGCGGAGAACGGCCTGACCGGCGTGGTCACGGCTGCCGCCGCCGCGGGCATGAAGCCGGTGCTCGTGCACATGCGGGCGGACTTTCTGCCCATGAGCATGGATCAGCTCACCAACCACGCGGCCAAGTGGCACTATATGTCCGGCGGGCGCGTCTCCATTCCCCTGGTGGTCCGGTCCATCATAGGCCGGGGATGGGGGTCGGCGGCCCAGCACTCCCAGGGCACTCACAACATGTTTCTGTCCACGCCGGGGCTCAAGATCGCGCTCCCGGCCACTCCATACGACGCCAAGGGACTGTTCCTGTCCGCCATGCAGGACCCCAATCCGGTGCTCATCTTCGAGCATCGCTGGCTCTATGGCTCAATCGGCCCGGTGCCGGAGGAGCCCTACGCCGTGCCGCTGGGGCAGGCGGTGGTCCGCCGCCCCGGTTCGGACGTGACCATCGTTGCGGTTTCGCATATGCTGCCCTTTGCCATGCAGGCCGCCGACACCCTGGCGGCCGAGGGCGTCGAGGCCGAGGTCGTGGACCCCAGGACCATCGCGCCCCTGGACATGGAGACCATCTCCGCGTCGGTGGGCAAGACCGGCCGGTTGGTGTTGTGCGACGTTTCCTGCCGCACCGGCGGGTTCGCGGGCGAGGTCGTCTGCCGTTTGGCCGAGGAGAACCCGGCCATGCTCAAGGCGCCGGTCCGGCGGGTCTCCTTCCCGGACCTGCCCACCCGACCCCGCCCCCTCACTCCCGGTCGCGCCCCGGACCTGCCCACCCCGTGCAGCCCGGTGCTGGAGGAGGCGTACTACCCCGGCGCAGAAGACATTGCAGCGGCCGTCAGGGCCGTGATTTCATAG
- a CDS encoding radical SAM protein, producing the protein MSENDRIVLDGHKLAWYKERVEAWQRGERIAPITIDCALTRKCGYRCVYCYGQLQANDEQHMTRDVIFRFLDDCAEIGVKGVSFVSDGESTCSPHLYDAIIHGHENGLSMALGTNGYLLQDERLIDILPRLTYLRFNISAGRRSGMPRFTAAPRSASTRSARPCARPLP; encoded by the coding sequence ATGAGCGAAAACGATCGAATCGTCCTGGATGGCCACAAGCTGGCCTGGTACAAAGAGCGCGTGGAAGCGTGGCAGCGCGGCGAGCGCATCGCCCCCATTACCATCGACTGCGCCCTGACCCGGAAGTGCGGCTACCGTTGCGTCTACTGCTACGGCCAGTTGCAGGCCAATGACGAGCAGCACATGACACGCGACGTCATCTTCCGCTTCCTCGACGATTGCGCCGAGATCGGCGTCAAGGGCGTGAGCTTCGTCAGCGACGGCGAGTCCACCTGCAGCCCGCACCTCTACGACGCCATCATCCACGGCCACGAGAACGGGTTGAGCATGGCCCTGGGCACCAACGGCTACCTGCTTCAGGACGAACGGCTCATCGACATCCTGCCCCGCCTGACCTACCTGCGCTTCAATATCTCCGCAGGGAGGCGAAGCGGTATGCCGAGATTCACGGCTGCGCCGAGAAGTGCTTCCACAAGGTCTGCGAGACCATGCGCAAGGCCGTTGCCCTGA
- a CDS encoding radical SAM/SPASM domain-containing protein: MRKAVALKKEHGFDVTIGTQMVLMPEFKDQIMPLSELGRELGVDYLVIKHCSDDEDHSLGVQYDKYEELTDLLRQAEALSTDTYMVRAKWSKILSGGTRNYSRCYGPPFIIQFSGSGLVAPCGMLFNSKYKKYHIGNIAETPFKELWQSDRYWEVMDLISSEKFDAKTMCGSLCLQHKVNEYLYGIKELGNELTDPAGEPPMHLSFI; the protein is encoded by the coding sequence ATGCGCAAGGCCGTTGCCCTGAAGAAGGAGCACGGCTTCGACGTGACCATCGGCACCCAGATGGTCCTCATGCCGGAGTTCAAGGACCAGATCATGCCCTTGAGCGAGCTGGGCCGCGAGCTGGGCGTGGATTACCTGGTCATCAAGCACTGCTCGGACGACGAGGACCACTCTCTGGGCGTGCAGTACGACAAGTACGAGGAACTGACCGACCTGCTCAGGCAGGCCGAGGCCCTGAGCACGGACACTTACATGGTCCGCGCCAAGTGGTCCAAGATCCTGTCCGGCGGCACGCGCAACTACAGCCGCTGCTACGGCCCGCCGTTCATCATCCAGTTTTCGGGCTCCGGCCTGGTCGCGCCCTGCGGCATGCTCTTCAATTCCAAGTACAAGAAGTACCACATCGGGAACATCGCCGAGACTCCGTTCAAGGAGCTGTGGCAGTCCGACCGGTATTGGGAGGTCATGGACCTCATCAGTTCGGAGAAGTTTGACGCCAAGACCATGTGCGGCTCGCTTTGCCTGCAGCACAAGGTCAACGAATACCTTTACGGCATCAAGGAGCTGGGCAACGAGCTGACGGACCCCGCCGGGGAACCGCCCATGCACCTCAGTTTCATCTAG
- a CDS encoding class I SAM-dependent methyltransferase, whose product MNERHCILCGRQAFSLKVVNSYNISKCTGCGLEYADPMPTQAQLAAFYGDYADFRARTEVTRRNAERNLDGLLDKGYVGPQSRILDFGCGGNQFVAACRERGLGRSYGFDRYVFPDGDDLLVSLEDAERGGWDLICLWGVLEHLVDPVTTLRELRGMLAENGRIVCTTVCTEMRIPFQYKPPEHTLYFSRASFGELARASGLELVCVEDYFMEQDADVYLSILLRTMPDAYKARVSHSLPKFVEVPTNEVVAVFGR is encoded by the coding sequence ATGAACGAACGCCATTGCATCCTCTGCGGCCGTCAGGCCTTTTCCCTGAAGGTCGTCAATTCCTACAATATCTCGAAGTGCACGGGGTGTGGCCTGGAATACGCCGACCCTATGCCCACGCAGGCTCAGTTGGCCGCGTTTTACGGCGACTACGCCGATTTCCGGGCGCGAACCGAGGTCACGCGGCGCAATGCCGAACGCAATCTGGACGGTCTGCTGGACAAGGGATACGTCGGCCCGCAGAGCCGCATCCTGGATTTCGGCTGCGGCGGCAACCAGTTCGTCGCCGCCTGCCGGGAGCGGGGCCTGGGCCGGAGTTACGGGTTCGACCGGTACGTGTTCCCGGACGGGGACGATCTGCTGGTTTCGCTCGAGGACGCGGAGCGGGGGGGCTGGGATCTGATCTGCCTGTGGGGCGTGCTGGAGCATCTGGTGGACCCCGTAACCACCCTGCGGGAGTTGCGGGGAATGCTGGCCGAAAACGGACGCATCGTCTGCACGACCGTCTGCACCGAGATGCGGATTCCCTTTCAGTACAAGCCGCCGGAGCACACCCTCTATTTCAGCCGCGCTTCCTTCGGGGAGCTGGCCCGGGCTTCGGGCCTGGAGTTGGTCTGCGTGGAGGACTACTTCATGGAGCAGGACGCGGACGTGTATCTGTCCATCCTGCTGCGGACCATGCCGGACGCGTACAAGGCGCGGGTGAGCCATTCCCTGCCGAAGTTCGTGGAAGTGCCGACCAACGAGGTGGTCGCGGTCTTCGGTCGGTAG
- a CDS encoding TIGR04372 family glycosyltransferase codes for MTKQPHYRIKLKWFRVITWPLYLPFALLAALFNLVSPIPFKIYTLRVDRIGHFGANTELFCSLIDMDRLPREFRVYVHRDIPCNPALLDMWKRVLPIHQIFLPLFDVCHKLGGLGVISRQEERMGTFDFENFMEKTEQHINFTPAEEAEAKRQAEQLGMAPDRPFVPVLGRDYKYLLEHNPHEDNTHYEFRNTDIDTYIPAFKHMAERFTVVRAGSTAEKKVAWSDPNFIDYPFSGKTTPLMDIYLAGRCHFYITCATGPDTVAAQCFRRPTLWVNMIPPTMITTWGSRNLTILKHYWSTREERFLTLSEVLDTPALGMYNYKDIVEAGVQVLDNSPEEILAAVREMEQRLDGTWRSTPEDEALQERFWEKYRRRYPERVYVARVGTQFLRDAPHWLD; via the coding sequence ATGACGAAACAGCCGCACTATCGAATCAAGCTCAAATGGTTCCGAGTCATAACCTGGCCCCTGTACCTGCCGTTCGCCCTGCTGGCCGCCCTGTTCAACCTCGTTTCCCCGATCCCGTTCAAAATCTACACCTTGCGCGTGGACCGCATAGGTCACTTCGGCGCCAACACCGAACTCTTCTGCAGCCTCATTGATATGGACAGGCTTCCCAGGGAATTCCGAGTCTATGTCCACCGCGATATCCCCTGCAACCCGGCCCTGCTCGACATGTGGAAGCGGGTCCTGCCCATCCACCAGATTTTTCTGCCCCTGTTCGACGTCTGTCACAAACTCGGCGGCCTGGGCGTGATCTCCCGCCAGGAAGAACGGATGGGGACCTTTGACTTCGAGAACTTCATGGAGAAGACCGAACAACACATCAACTTCACCCCGGCCGAGGAGGCTGAGGCCAAACGGCAGGCGGAACAGCTCGGCATGGCCCCGGATCGTCCCTTCGTCCCGGTCCTCGGCCGCGACTACAAGTACCTCCTGGAACACAATCCCCATGAGGACAACACCCACTACGAGTTCCGCAACACCGACATCGACACCTACATCCCCGCCTTCAAGCACATGGCCGAACGGTTCACGGTGGTCCGGGCGGGCTCGACGGCCGAAAAAAAGGTCGCCTGGAGCGACCCGAATTTCATTGATTACCCTTTCTCCGGCAAGACGACACCGCTGATGGACATCTACCTGGCCGGACGCTGCCATTTCTACATCACCTGCGCCACCGGCCCGGATACGGTGGCTGCGCAGTGCTTCCGCCGCCCCACCCTGTGGGTGAACATGATCCCCCCGACGATGATCACCACTTGGGGAAGCCGCAACCTGACCATCCTCAAGCACTACTGGTCCACCCGCGAAGAGCGGTTCCTGACGCTCTCCGAGGTCCTGGATACGCCTGCGCTGGGCATGTACAATTACAAGGACATCGTGGAGGCGGGCGTTCAGGTGCTGGACAACAGCCCGGAGGAAATCCTGGCCGCGGTGCGGGAGATGGAGCAGCGGCTGGACGGAACCTGGCGTTCGACCCCGGAGGACGAGGCGCTGCAGGAGCGGTTCTGGGAAAAATACCGCCGGCGATACCCGGAACGGGTGTACGTGGCCCGGGTCGGCACGCAGTTCCTGCGCGACGCCCCGCACTGGCTGGATTGA